ATCAGTTTTTGCTTTTCTGGCGTACTTTTTGTGCTTAGTTTCATCAATTTTATTGCATGTTCTATCCCACTATTAAGATTTCTTAATTCGTGTATGTGATTCTGGACTTTATATCATACATATATTTGTGACATGTATAAGTTATAACAACGGCCTTGAATGTGTATGGTAGTTGAATTGAACCTCTCCCAATGTTAAAACTATAATCCAATTAAAGACTCATTAAGTTAATTTTTAACATTGGATCCTTTCTCTGAATTTGACTCTGCATGTATATATGTAACAAACATTTTGACTTATGGGAGATTTATTTTGCAAAGATTTATagagaagttattttttttttttgaacaatagAGAAGTTATTTAATTTACTTGAAAAACTGGAATTGAGTTTTATGCTTAGTAAGAGTGAGTATTTGCCAAAGCGAACATTATTCTATCATTATTTTGCTCTTtcataattaaaacttaattctTTCTAATTTTTGAAAACTTTGTTCTTTCGTTGACTATGTACACCGGATCCGGAGCATTTAACTACATTATCCAAGCATACTCCAATTTAGAACTATAACTAACTAACAACTAtatctaaatatttatttttaaaaacaacacTTAAACTCTTACACTTTGAGCAGCGTTTACAAGAAAGACTAGAAAATAATTATTAAGTTATATAGATATAAGACCGTTAGaagaatttataattattatgatacttaatatattataaaaccaTAGCCATAACCACATGGTTCCTATAGccttcttttcaaacaatttttttaaactatattATACAAACTATCAACTATTCAATTAATAACAACAGTAGAATCATAGTCACGTTCGATTATACATTAGGCGTAGTTATATTACTTAACTACTATTCTGAAATCTTTTCAACTACTTCTAAAAATTTCTATGTATTATTCCTGACGAGTTAAAATGGAGATATTTTTTTCATCTCTAAAATTTATGGAACATAGTAGAAGAAGGTTTCACCGCTTCTGCAAATACTTCAACTCAAAGTGCAAATCAAGTAAAagagttgaaaaaaataaataaaaaattcaaaggtgTTGTTCACCTTGCAATAAACGGTGACTGATGCAATTTTAAAAGAATTAAGGGAGTTAAGACTGCTAAAGAAGCGTGGAACACGTTGCAGTAGGAGTTTCAAGGAAGAGACAAGGTACGTGCCATTAAAATTCAACCTCAATGAAGACATTTTGAATTATTGAAAATATAGGAGTTTGAAACAACTAAAGATTACTATTCTAAAGTTAAAGAAATAATTAATCAAATGAGATCTTTAGGGGAATATATTCTTGACAAGAAAGTCATTGAGAAAATTTTAATTACCATCCCCCCAAAGTTTGACACATTCGTGACAACGATTGAGAAAACCAAAGATCTATCAATTCTATCAATGATCGAACTAATGGGCTCTCTTGAAGCATATGGGCATATATTGTACAAGTATAAATAAGATACACTTGAAAATACCTACCACTCAAAGCTAAAATTTCATCcgcaaaataaagaaaatgaaggaaagAAAAATTATAGATAAACTTCTAGAAGAAGAGAAGTCTCTAAAAAATTTCTCAAGAACAGACCATGTAAAAATCCTTCGTGCAATATCTCCAAAAGACTAGGTCGTGTAGAAAAATATTGTCAGTAACGTCATATTCCACAATCCAACCATTGTAAGAAGTTCAGACACGTAGAgaaaaaatttcacaaaaaaataGGCATCAAGCTAATATTGCAGAGGTGCATGATAAAAAACAATGTATGTTATAGACATTTCAATATTCAATTAGAGAAAAAGGAGGAAGTCGGTACTTTGATAGTGGCTGCAACAATCACATGGCTAAGGATGAGACTAGTTTCAAAAGCATTGGCGATTCTGTCAAAGTCAAAGTTCGACTCGGAAATGATAGTGTGGTAGAATCAAAAGACTAAGGCATTGTCAGGGTGGACACAAATAAAGGAACGCGACTTATCCATGATGTCTCACTAGTTCCCTTACTAAAAGAAAATCTTCTAAGCATTGGCCAAATGATAGGGAGAAGCTACACACTTCAATTTGAAGGAGGTATATGCAAAATCTTGACATACAAAATAAAAGGGCCGAGATATACGAAGTCAAGACGGAGAAGAGCGGTAGAAGCTTCccgcaaaattttaaatatacaaCTAAAATTTCCTTGAAGGTACAAGTTGATGATTCTTGGCTTTAGCATCGACGCTTTGGTCACTTCAATACACATGCCTTGAAATTGTTATATTAGAAGAACATGCCTCCGGTTATTCTCATTTGAAGAATCTATTAATGTTGCTTTTAAaagtctattcaccccctctagactaTTTTCTAACaccatattctcacccaacatAAACTCCTATTTATCTAATGCAACTTTTCATGTTTTGGACAAACTATGGAAGTTTAAAACGCCTAGCAAGCTATTTTAGTTTGGGTAGAAAATTATGCTCATTGCTCGAAGGAATGTTATCCAAAACAAGTTAGATTTATGTTGCCCACACTGTATTCAAGAGGGTGAATCTTGCCATCATCTATTTCTGTTATGTCAAGTAGTAGCTAAGAATTTGTGGAACTTATGTTTTTGAGTGGTTAGGAATGGACTCTTGTTCAAATGTAGAATCTATAGAAGTATATTTGTCATCCTCTATCAAGAAGCTTAGAGGGAGAATTTTAAAAGGGGTGAGTAGCTTTTTGTGGCTTTTGGTTTGTTAGGCGCTTTGGATTCATCGGAATAATGTTCTATTCAATGGTGGATTCCAAGATGTGAAGAAATTGCTAGTCAATCTTAAGATTTTATCTTGTTAATGGATGATCAATAAATTTAAAGGGAGTAGAAATTGTAACTTATTCTCTTAAGATTTTTTATCATTTGACTTGTTTAGCAAGAATTCGATAAGGTTTCTTTTGTATTGAGTTGAATACTCattatattcaatttaatttaatatttcacCTACTtataaaaaatggatttttttatttcacttcATGCCCAAAAGAAAGACCCTTTTGTAATTTCTGAAATGTCCCTCTAAAACTGGAAGTATATTTTCAGTGCGCACCATTTGTTGTTAAAATTGATAGTAATCAGAAGTATATATGCGGTTTTAAATCGACAATATATTTCCGGTTTCTACAGTTACCAGCATCATAAACATTTTAGCCAATATATGTCTTTTTTTAGCTTTAATATTTTTACGGTTGATTCGTACTAAATACAAATAACTGTACAATTGGAAgaaagacatatatatatatatatatatatatatatatatatatatatatatatatatatatatatatatatatatatatatatatatatatatatatatatattactctacatttttatttaaaaattagtttACATAATTATTTCTAAAATGTTATTAGGCATTTTACCCTTATATTActtttttatatcaaaattttacttaaatttaaaactatttttaataatttttcataaaaattattttgattttttttttttgaaaaaattgtaattttaacTATTATTTAATCTTCAATAATGTAGATTTAGAATTATGTTAAAGTATAtcaaaatttgtattttttttctaaattaaaacaaACTGCACaaaatcatttaaaattcaaGCAAGTAACAAGTTAAATGTTATCCGGATACAAGAAAAACTTAAAGGCGAAATCatcaaactaatttttttggtgaAGTCATAAATTTGGCCAATTAGAAATTAGGGTTGACTTAATTAATGTcatgtatgattatatggtgCACACCATTACTCTGTACCCTTTATGTATCTGATAGATCAAAAtctttaatcttcatcttctacaTCTAAATCTAGATTTTTATGTCCATCTTGTACATCTATAATTCTCTAGATCAATCATTAACtgtatgaaaataaatttaattaagatttttgaaaaatcTACTCAAGAACGCAAATATGAAATAATCGTGATTCTTAactgtttcaagaaaatgaataTACCATTAGAAGCGGAAGTTCACGAAGAGCACGATTCTGTAATTAGTTTTCCATAAAACCTCATAACCAAGTCGGATAGAGCGTGTTTGTGATCGAGTTTCACACcactttttttctttgatttgtcAAATTAGCGGctggttttaaaattttaaattcatatttgaaatcgtggtgAAATTGCAGTTCCAACGGTATATAATTTGTGCATTATTCGTTGATTAtgtgattttttgaattttttgtccATGAGATATAATTGAAGATGATGAGCACACTCATCTTGGCAAGGTCTTAGTCAGGGTCAAACCATTGTGGGTCTACTATATGTTTCTTCTACAAATCCCGTAAACCATTCGGAACACAATGCAAAAGTCTTTAACACATTGAGCATGTAACATGtgagtttttgaaaattttaattttaggttttttgtTTTAGACCATttgaatcaaaattaaaataataaatgtattaTAAAGGGTTATATATACAATACTAATTCGCTGTCGCGCacagatcaaaaacgagtattttttaAAACTGTAGTTAACAGTAACAACAACTCGAGTATCGTTCTCAAGGATTCTTATACTGTTATTAATCAACGATTTAAACAATGGGGGGTTTTAGGTTTTCAATTaagaaaaagtgattaaaataagtgattatcaaaataagccgAAATGATTAATCTACTGTTTGGTTTCTAAACTCATCGTCGACCCAAATAATTCCCAATTTCTAAGTGGACTCTATTTCCTTTtgtcttataataataataatcatacaaGCAGCAATTGATATTACACGATAGATATTCCTAATTCTCGTATTTAAGCAAACGGATGAGATAAAGCAATCGTGAGTTAAGAAAACACGATAGCAGatgcggattaagcaaacgcgataaaagtataggaacatgcaatcatcaaaattaatcaatctaaccttggataatatcgaaTTAAGAAAACAACATATCAAAGACCTTAgttgaaaggaaatagattaattggaaaatataaaaacctgaaaGTATCGGCGAAAACTGGTTACTGCAAATTAATCCGTGGAGTTTAGTTCTCGATAGTAATTCGTATCAAGCAAAATTTTTGTGAAGAGTAAAGAGTAAAATTAATGTAGCACGACTGAAATTCTTATAAACAAAATAAGGGTTTCCACTACTAACTGAAACTTGGTCGgaaacataacccaggcccataAAATTTACCcaaaacaaattattttctaCGGTCTGAAACTTCAATGAATCTTTTGAGGCTTCTATAGTTCGAATCATCTTTTGGCTTTAACATGAAAGTGATAACTCTTTCTCTCAGCTTTCCAACGAAAAATCAGAATGCGTCAATCCGATTCCCATAACTCtagttatgatttttttatttaaaagttgcttatgctgaaaataaaatacgaaaaatcaaataaaggaaaaaataaagtggaatatgaaaacacaataaaacataaaaataaacaagacAAAGTATGAAAATGTCTAAGTACAAATATTAgagaatgtgcattaaaatgAAGTGATCAATACCCCCTGCAATATAGGCGAGATTCAGTTTAccccctattaaaaaaaaattttaatcctCCCTTGATATGTGAAAATTCTATGTCTATTGTCCCTTAAGTACATTTTTTTGTTACGTGGGGGGTGGGgggaattaaaaaaatagataaaaaagttattattttaggcaaaaattaaaacTCGCTACAATGGCAAGGATATCGATTATTTTAACCCTATTATAAATGATATTTTTGAGtagttaattattattttcaatgTTTAAATGGACTTGAAATTGTCAGATTTCATGCTGATATTGCAGGTTTGAAACCGGGTTGAAGTGACCCGACTAAAAGTTGAAGataatgattaattttttttattataaataaaataaaaataataaactcaCAGTTAAATTAATTCAAAGAATAAAAATTACACACACTCTTATAACACTGAATCCTTCTccgaataattttttcaaaaatgtcatttttgcaACTTAAAGAAACATAAATTTGTCATTAGTTTAGGTCCTTGCTTGAATTGTAAATATAACTCAACCAAACATACTTAAAGAAGCTAGATACCTGCCCAAGCAAAAGTTCCCCAAGTACCGTCTGATCAATTATCAATGGTTGTGGTGTACTCAGTTGCACCAAATATAAACATTTTACTTGATGCAATCATGACCTTAACACCAATGAGgataattttttgttttactGTAGAAGAAAATAAtctcaaataattaaaaataaattaagtcGGTTCTAAACTATTTTGTACACGTAGGCAAATTTGCATAGGAGAGAGTATTCAACCAGCTAATGAAACTATCAAAATTATTATAACTAACTTTTAAACAGTTtggtaactaactaactaactaaaccAACCAACTAGAAAACCGTTACTGAGTTAGTTATTTCTAAATCCCTCAACTCACTTATATATTAATATCTCTCTCTCAAAATTAACATTCCCTACTCAAAGAGCCATTCACTTTTGTTAACTGATCCACCGCAATGCCACCAAAAAAACCCAAtactccaccaccaccaccacctccaccacCACCCAATATTCCACGGCCACCACTGCCACCACCACGAGCTCGACGTCGTCGCGAACCCCGAAACATAGAAAACCTTCCACTACCACCACCGCCGCCTCAGCAGCGACCACCACCACGGCTGCCACCTAACAATGAACCAAGACCACCACGGGCACTACCTCGGCGACTGAGGAGGAAGATCTTCTTGATGTTCATCGTCGGCCATGTTATTTTGGGTGTCTTGGTAGGTGTTCTTGTTCATTAGGCTTCTTGATTAATATTTTTCTTAGTTTC
This genomic interval from Vicia villosa cultivar HV-30 ecotype Madison, WI unplaced genomic scaffold, Vvil1.0 scaffold8, whole genome shotgun sequence contains the following:
- the LOC131643257 gene encoding uncharacterized protein LOC131643257, which encodes MPPKKPNTPPPPPPPPPPNIPRPPLPPPRARRRREPRNIENLPLPPPPPQQRPPPRLPPNNEPRPPRALPRRLRRKIFLMFIVGHVILGVLWWYIILRHYLSSQSDSHEDSHDIYSQE